Proteins encoded together in one Candidatus Sulfotelmatobacter sp. window:
- a CDS encoding phage terminase small subunit P27 family, whose translation MGAKGSGGHNKKPSKLKAIQGNAGKRKINHREPKPTPGIPLMPAHLAKDPVAKAKWKELVPILNRMGVLTTADGDGLAAYCALFSQWVKCEAAIRKLGMFTADVDETSGLAKIKQNPAVRVKADTLRLMRQFENEFGLTPAARSNLSVGQGRDLEPDVKAQDALQNFIDRKPVSARTQ comes from the coding sequence ATGGGCGCTAAGGGATCCGGTGGTCACAACAAAAAGCCATCGAAGCTCAAAGCGATCCAGGGCAACGCCGGCAAGCGCAAGATTAATCATCGCGAACCGAAGCCTACACCAGGCATCCCACTGATGCCGGCACACCTAGCGAAGGACCCAGTCGCAAAAGCGAAGTGGAAGGAGCTGGTGCCGATCTTGAATCGCATGGGCGTGCTGACAACCGCAGACGGTGACGGCCTGGCTGCTTACTGTGCGCTGTTCTCGCAGTGGGTCAAGTGTGAGGCCGCGATTCGGAAGCTTGGCATGTTCACCGCTGACGTCGATGAGACCAGTGGCCTAGCGAAGATCAAACAGAATCCAGCGGTGCGCGTGAAGGCAGATACGCTTCGCCTCATGCGTCAATTTGAAAACGAATTCGGCCTTACGCCAGCGGCGCGCTCAAATCTGAGCGTCGGCCAAGGTCGGGATCTCGAGCCAGATGTTAAAGCACAAGACGCACTTCAAAACTTCATCGACCGAAAGCCTGTTAGCGCGCGCACACAATAG
- a CDS encoding HNH endonuclease signature motif containing protein, which yields MPRRAPIAKPPRFESANGSRERRRRESGLRRLYDSAQWRERTRPFVLERDPMCKIAKLCGGNEPSTDVDHVIKAAVYIAQNGGDWRRFYDVSNLQGVCKADHTAKTARGG from the coding sequence ATGCCTCGACGTGCACCGATCGCAAAGCCACCACGGTTCGAATCGGCGAACGGCAGTCGCGAGCGGCGACGACGCGAAAGCGGACTTCGCCGGCTATACGACTCAGCGCAGTGGCGTGAGCGCACCAGGCCGTTCGTTCTCGAGCGTGACCCGATGTGCAAGATCGCGAAGCTTTGCGGCGGCAACGAGCCCAGCACCGACGTCGACCATGTCATCAAGGCTGCGGTCTATATTGCGCAGAACGGCGGCGACTGGCGCCGCTTCTATGACGTCTCAAACCTCCAGGGCGTCTGTAAGGCAGACCACACCGCGAAGACCGCGCGTGGGGGGTAG
- a CDS encoding HNH endonuclease signature motif containing protein: MVRAWTPADYWMLQMFYPHISTPVLARRLNRTVPATYGQAKKQGLSKSAIYLASPDACRLRRGDKVGMAFRFKKGIVPANKGKRMPGWGPGRMRETQFKKGQVPRNAMPLWSFRWYQGGSDAAPGYLLLKTGKPCPKPIDGWEFVHKLIWEQANGPLPDWRIARLWWKDGDHANCALSNLELVSAQEHMARTTVHTLPAPLPQLIQLAGALKRKINRKEKQRNGEEYVERSAGPSVCHAGSAV, from the coding sequence ATGGTGCGCGCGTGGACGCCTGCGGATTACTGGATGCTGCAAATGTTTTATCCACACATCTCGACGCCGGTGTTGGCGCGGCGACTCAACAGGACGGTGCCGGCGACATATGGCCAGGCGAAGAAACAGGGACTCTCCAAAAGCGCGATCTATCTAGCGAGTCCGGATGCGTGCCGCCTGCGTCGCGGTGACAAAGTGGGCATGGCTTTTCGTTTTAAAAAAGGCATCGTCCCCGCAAACAAGGGAAAGCGAATGCCCGGATGGGGACCGGGCAGGATGCGTGAGACGCAGTTCAAGAAAGGCCAGGTTCCGCGCAATGCGATGCCGCTGTGGAGCTTCCGCTGGTACCAAGGCGGCAGCGATGCGGCTCCTGGATATTTGCTGCTGAAAACCGGCAAGCCATGCCCGAAGCCGATCGATGGCTGGGAGTTTGTACACAAGCTGATCTGGGAACAAGCGAATGGTCCGCTTCCCGACTGGCGCATTGCGCGGCTTTGGTGGAAAGACGGCGATCACGCGAACTGCGCGCTGTCCAATCTCGAACTGGTTTCGGCACAGGAACACATGGCGCGGACGACGGTGCACACGCTGCCGGCGCCGCTGCCTCAACTCATCCAGCTGGCGGGCGCGCTTAAACGCAAAATCAATCGCAAGGAGAAACAGAGAAATGGCGAAGAATACGTTGAACGATCTGCGGGACCATCTGTTTGCCACGCTGGAAGCGCTGTCTGA
- a CDS encoding glycosyltransferase family 2 protein → MKLSVVMPVYNEEATLREVIARVIAVPLQTSMEIELICVDDGSTDSSREVLSTLQSTYPQLQVLLQPKNTGKGAALRRGIQQATGDFIIIQDADLEYDPSDYPALLHPLLEGKADVVYGSRFLGSGPHRVLYFWHSVANKILTLISNALTNMNLTDMETCYKIFRREILQSIPLEEDRFGFEPEITVKIAKRRLRVYEVGISYWGRTYEEGKKITWKDGARALFCLLKYTVTESQK, encoded by the coding sequence ATGAAACTCTCTGTGGTGATGCCCGTCTACAACGAGGAGGCAACTCTCCGGGAAGTCATTGCCCGAGTCATTGCCGTACCGCTTCAGACAAGCATGGAGATCGAACTCATCTGCGTCGACGACGGCTCGACCGACAGCTCCCGCGAAGTTCTTTCCACTCTGCAATCAACTTATCCCCAACTTCAGGTGCTTCTTCAGCCCAAGAACACAGGCAAGGGCGCAGCCCTCCGCCGCGGCATTCAGCAAGCCACCGGAGACTTCATCATCATTCAGGATGCCGACCTCGAGTACGATCCCTCCGACTATCCCGCGCTCCTTCACCCGCTGCTCGAGGGCAAAGCCGACGTCGTCTACGGCTCCCGCTTCCTCGGCTCGGGGCCGCACCGCGTTCTCTACTTCTGGCACTCCGTCGCCAATAAGATCCTCACGCTCATCTCCAACGCCCTCACCAACATGAACCTCACCGATATGGAGACCTGCTACAAAATCTTCCGCCGCGAAATTCTGCAATCGATTCCCCTCGAAGAAGATCGCTTCGGCTTCGAACCAGAAATCACCGTAAAAATCGCGAAACGCCGCCTCCGTGTCTACGAAGTCGGCATCAGCTATTGGGGGCGCACCTACGAAGAAGGGAAAAAGATCACCTGGAAGGATGGCGCACGCGCCCTCTTCTGTCTGCTGAAGTACACTGTCACCGAATCGCAGAAATGA
- a CDS encoding Ig-like domain repeat protein codes for MTCNAFAPARIFTIVTILHASIMILAPTPQAQQSDAARASATRSLAGRQLVAAPATLNSKTVTASGFRKQKPNSGSTLPRTVSFLAPASYSTGGSGASSVAVADLTGDGTLDVVVTNQFDGTVGVLLGNGDGTLRNVVVYSVGGGASSITIADVNGDHKPDLIVVGDEEAITVAVLLANGDGTFQPAVTYSSGGYGYAEPSQILVADVNLDGKPDLVLTNQCADSACMNGSVSVLLGNGNGTFQPAVSYSSGGYLASGLALADFNGDGIPDLAVTNCGSIGATNCAPETGTTGNGTIGVLLGKGDGTFQAAVDYSSGAQEFFFTRIAVADVNGDGKPDLLVANEGGDNGNGEGSAGVLLGNGDGTFQPVVTYDSGGDWANSILVADLNEDGVADLVLTDFSGTIGVLLGKGDGTFQAVTSYGAGGVNHSNSALVADLNGDNIPDVVVLTWEPLEVLLGNGDGTLQQEESFNPGDGGFVGVGPAFAIADLNGDGMPDLLTVSSGTLGVLINNTNASRFSTASTVASSLNPSTYGQSVIFTATVTSTSGTPTGTVIFYNGTANIGSGTLANGKASIAVSSLPAGSHSITAAYQGSSTFAPSTSSPVAQTVARAATSTTLASSLNPAANGQSITFTATVTSQYGGFATGSVTFYNGSQSLGAGSLSNNRATLTTSFATAGAYTITAKYTGDTNNTGSASSALIQTIITSTTTTLSSSPNPSLAGQTVTFTATVSSSTGPPPNGESITFYNGSAILGVGSLAGGVANFATSSLAAGIYFVTATYPGDSTFAGSTSPALRQVVNSTTKSATSTTLTSSLNPSTYGQSVTFTAVVTTTGSLPPTGTVIFTWSGYNIGSATLNSSGVATLTKTNLNADTYPLTAIYKGDANNLGSTSAIVNQVVQQATSSAMLTSSPNPSNVGQAVTFTATITSLTAKPTGPVTFSAGKTILGTVNLSNEKATLTTSSLSSGSTVVTAAYNGDSNIGKSSASVTQTVH; via the coding sequence ATGACCTGCAACGCTTTCGCTCCTGCCCGCATTTTCACCATTGTCACCATACTCCACGCATCGATCATGATTCTGGCTCCCACACCGCAAGCCCAGCAAAGCGATGCAGCCCGAGCATCGGCAACGCGCTCACTCGCAGGGCGTCAACTCGTCGCGGCTCCAGCGACTTTAAATTCAAAAACCGTGACCGCATCTGGCTTCCGAAAACAGAAACCGAACTCCGGTTCAACCCTTCCTCGAACCGTCAGCTTCCTGGCGCCGGCATCGTACAGCACCGGCGGCTCCGGGGCGTCGTCGGTAGCCGTGGCGGACTTGACCGGCGATGGCACGCTGGACGTGGTTGTCACAAACCAGTTCGACGGCACCGTAGGTGTGTTGCTCGGTAATGGAGATGGTACGCTCCGGAACGTTGTCGTTTACAGCGTAGGCGGCGGGGCTTCATCGATAACCATCGCAGATGTGAATGGGGATCATAAGCCGGATTTGATCGTCGTCGGCGACGAGGAGGCGATTACGGTTGCAGTACTTCTGGCCAACGGCGACGGAACATTTCAACCTGCGGTCACTTACTCATCCGGCGGCTACGGTTACGCCGAACCTTCGCAAATCCTCGTAGCGGACGTGAATCTCGACGGCAAGCCGGACTTGGTTTTGACGAACCAGTGCGCCGACAGTGCGTGCATGAATGGATCGGTTAGCGTGCTTTTAGGCAATGGCAACGGCACGTTCCAACCGGCGGTCTCCTACTCATCCGGCGGTTACCTTGCTTCCGGTCTGGCGCTGGCTGATTTTAATGGCGATGGCATTCCTGACCTGGCAGTAACCAATTGCGGTAGCATCGGCGCGACCAACTGTGCACCGGAAACGGGAACAACTGGAAACGGGACGATTGGCGTCCTCTTGGGCAAGGGCGATGGGACTTTTCAGGCCGCCGTTGACTACAGCTCCGGAGCCCAGGAGTTCTTTTTTACGAGGATCGCCGTCGCAGACGTAAACGGGGATGGCAAACCTGATCTGTTGGTTGCAAATGAAGGCGGCGACAATGGCAACGGTGAGGGTTCGGCCGGAGTGCTCTTGGGGAATGGCGACGGAACTTTTCAGCCAGTTGTGACTTATGATTCGGGCGGGGATTGGGCCAATTCGATATTGGTCGCAGATTTGAACGAGGATGGCGTTGCCGACTTGGTGCTGACCGACTTCAGTGGGACGATAGGCGTCTTGCTGGGCAAGGGAGACGGAACCTTCCAAGCGGTGACAAGCTATGGAGCGGGTGGCGTCAACCACAGCAACTCTGCTCTGGTCGCAGACCTGAATGGCGACAATATCCCGGACGTAGTTGTGCTGACCTGGGAACCGCTGGAAGTGCTGCTCGGCAATGGCGATGGAACCCTTCAGCAAGAAGAGAGTTTCAACCCCGGTGATGGCGGATTTGTCGGTGTAGGACCCGCATTTGCCATCGCCGACTTGAACGGGGACGGCATGCCGGACTTGCTGACAGTCAGCAGCGGCACATTGGGTGTGCTGATCAATAACACCAACGCCTCACGGTTCTCGACCGCTTCCACAGTGGCCTCATCGCTTAACCCATCCACCTACGGTCAGTCCGTCATCTTCACCGCGACGGTCACCTCAACTTCAGGCACACCCACCGGAACTGTCATCTTCTACAACGGCACAGCCAACATCGGTAGCGGCACCCTCGCCAACGGCAAAGCCTCAATCGCGGTTTCATCGCTGCCCGCAGGCTCCCACTCCATCACCGCGGCATATCAGGGCTCCTCGACTTTTGCACCCAGCACCTCGTCTCCCGTCGCTCAAACGGTCGCCCGAGCGGCCACCTCCACCACATTGGCTTCATCGCTCAATCCCGCCGCAAACGGCCAATCCATCACCTTCACCGCAACCGTCACCAGTCAATACGGAGGCTTCGCCACCGGTTCAGTCACCTTCTACAACGGATCGCAATCCCTCGGCGCCGGCTCGCTCAGCAACAATCGCGCCACGCTTACGACATCGTTCGCGACCGCGGGCGCCTACACCATCACCGCAAAATATACGGGCGACACCAACAATACCGGCAGCGCCTCCAGCGCTCTGATCCAGACCATCATCACGTCCACCACAACCACCCTTTCCTCGTCTCCGAACCCGTCGCTGGCCGGCCAAACCGTAACCTTCACCGCCACGGTAAGCTCAAGCACCGGACCTCCGCCCAACGGCGAGTCCATCACTTTCTACAACGGATCCGCCATCCTCGGCGTCGGCTCACTTGCCGGCGGAGTGGCCAACTTCGCAACCTCATCGCTTGCCGCCGGAATCTACTTCGTCACAGCCACCTACCCAGGAGATTCCACCTTCGCCGGCAGCACCTCGCCCGCACTCCGCCAGGTCGTGAATTCCACCACCAAGTCCGCCACCTCAACCACTCTCACCTCCAGCCTCAACCCGTCCACCTACGGTCAAAGCGTCACCTTCACCGCGGTCGTCACCACCACAGGGTCGCTTCCTCCCACTGGCACCGTCATCTTCACTTGGTCCGGTTACAACATTGGCAGCGCTACCCTGAACAGCAGCGGCGTAGCCACTCTCACCAAAACCAATCTCAACGCCGACACCTATCCCCTTACCGCCATATACAAAGGCGACGCCAACAACCTCGGTAGTACATCCGCGATTGTGAATCAGGTTGTCCAGCAGGCAACCAGCAGCGCTATGCTGACGTCGTCGCCGAATCCATCTAACGTCGGCCAAGCCGTCACCTTCACCGCAACCATTACATCCCTCACGGCCAAGCCCACGGGGCCGGTAACTTTCTCAGCAGGGAAGACGATTCTGGGGACCGTTAATCTCAGCAATGAGAAAGCCACTCTCACAACTTCATCGCTGTCCTCAGGCTCAACCGTCGTCACCGCCGCCTACAACGGAGACTCAAACATCGGGAAATCTTCCGCCTCGGTCACTCAAACAGTCCACTAA